The region TATCGTAAtctagattttaaaaatataatcaaaCAATGATTTGAATAATTAAGATATCTACTAAAGGATTATTTAATAactaaatcagaaaaaaaccaaaaacattttagccagtataaaacagtttttattcttcatttgCAGCACATAGATATCTAGAAACAGCACACACTTGCTGCTTCTTAAGTATAAATTCTAAGGCCATATTTacgtgaaacaaaaaaatatatatttggaaGGACACAAAACTACATGAATACACTCTTAGATGAATTTGgagtacattttctttaaagggaCGAGACTCACATGACGAGCAAACGAAAACCTCCTACAGGAAGATGATACAGCAAACATCAAGGGATAGGCACATAACTCAGCTGTGACTGTGGATAGTCTGGTTTTGAATAAAACTACAACATGTATGTGGAGGTAACTTTGCTTTCACAACATatgcatgtttacagcctgaagCTGCACGTTGACGACAACACAGTAACATTGTTCAGttctaaacaaacacagtgctGTGGAGTTGTTTGTCAGCAGCATGCTGTGAGGTCTGCATCATGGAACATGAAGTGGTTATGAATACAGTGAACATTGAGCAGGCACTTCAATGTCAGCTACTAAAGGTCTTAATACAACATCCTGAAAATACAATTTACACCTTGGGCTGgcattttaaaatatctgaaGACTTATGTGTGACACTCCTAATACTTGACAGCATGTATGACAatactataaataaataaataaaccgaCAGCTATAATGTCATTGGTTAATATCTCAGAAGGACTTTGTGTCTGTTGAGTGAATATGTTCaggcttcttcttttcttacatttcaCATTAAACTCATCATTTTAGTCCTTTACCTCCCAACCTGTGGAAATCTGTGATAGCACATAGCAACAGACTTTAGGAAAGGGCGACTATCTGTACTGTCTCTCCGGGACAAAAGCAAAATATCAAACTGACCAGGATGTGAAGACTTTGGAAAATCTAACTGGACCCATATCTCACTATCGGGTGAATGTTCTGATCATGAGGAAGGTGCAATCTGCTTAACTGTGATAATCTGATAGTAGACGAGCAGGAACATGAATGTGGTGAAGATGAAAAACCTCTATGAGAAGGTCAAACATTTAAGATTTCtactgttttttaatgtttttgaccTATTCACCAAAAGAGTTACAATCACTTTAATGCAAGTAAATATAATATCTGTCTATATCTTCCAGTAATATTATTCTGAATGTTTTGGAAGTCTCATGTGCAGCACTTGACttgttgaaaatataaataaacttgcctttccCAAATTTCCTTCACAATGTATTTGCAAAGCCGAGTACATCAGAGCCTTTTCTGACTCTTGTGTTTAATTGAGATAATGTGACTACCCCATTATGTTATTATTACTGTTATTAATCAGGGTTGATCAGAAAAGTGAAAATACACCCGGCCTGTAAATCATGTGCAAAACCCACACACCAACctgcaaacacacgcacacacacacagatggatgtACTTAACACAACTTTATGAATATTCTTTCAGCAGACCGTCTCACTTTCCACAAAAGAACATGTACATTAaacaaaatagttttaaaaaatctcttcaattcatttgactgcacatttttaaatattaaatatttagtaaagtttatattttgttgATCACACTTGGgcaaaaagtgatttattttaaaagggaTGGACTCATTTAAGGACTGTTGATTAAAagctttgtatttaatatacATCACAATGCACAAACACCTGAATACtgaataaccccccccccccacaacataaaatcaattctgagagagaaacacaatgtTTGAGAGTGCTGGAACAAAAAGTTACTGGAGTGAACATTGTACTCCccaagtgtttttaaacataactataatttcccttcataaaatatattttttttcccaagatCCTTCCTTCCAACACTCTTTCTCCCCTGAGTAACATGTTTTCTCCCTTTCTTACTACTTTAAAAATGATGGCCAAATTCTTTCGCCTTCAGCTTTGCTAAACCTTCACTGATAGGCAGCGAAGCCTGATTAAATCTAAGTCAAAGTAATTCTCGAAACATATGTTTGATGTTAGTGAAGGGTTAGTGAAGTCACCAGAGGACCgcctgatgtgaaaaaaaagcaatgtcCATACATATGCATGTTAAAGCTTATAGCAGCAGACATGAGGAGCCTGCAGCTGTGCATCAGGAGTGTATAACAAAAGTAGTTTCACATGGCGTTCAGTACACATTAGTAACTTAACCATTTAAATGTATGATTTAAAAGTTGATTAGGTAAAGAAACAAGTCGGCTtctaaagttatttttcttactttcattttCAGAGAAAGTATTGATGATTAAGATGCAAGGTTTCAACAATGAAACCAGATATCTGCACTGCCTTTTTCCCACCACCAGAGGGCCCTCCAGGTGTTACTTAGGTATACATGTGATGCAAAAGTGCCTAAAAAATGGATGTGAAGTGAAATTTGCCTTTTCACCTTGAATGTCATCTTTCAAAGTTCACTCAATCTACAACTTCACAGATCTAGTAAGACTGATTTGGTGCAAATGCAGCAACAAGACAGCAGGGAGCTTCTACTGTCTAAGTTGATGTTTGCACTGAAACAACAGTGATCATCTCAAAAGATCTGTGATTGAGATTTAAGTGGGAAACAAAGGAAGAGGGACATTGTGAAACGGAGCACAGTGAGGGTCTGTTACACTTCTATTTAGTCTTGGGGGTGAAGCTGACGCCTGGCCAGTCGTAGGTTTCTGGTAGGAAGGAGTCATAGTTGGTGTTCCACACAGTTGCACGTACAAAGCTGTCCTTGTCCATAGGCTCAGGGTAGCGGAACGCCATGCCTTTAGCATAGACATACTCTACCACCTGCAGCAGGAAAGAGAATTATTAGCATTAAGTTACACTGTGAGACAACTGTTGTGTCAGGCGATGTCCCAGGCTTTTAATTTCCCTGTAGATCAAACGGAACTCAAAATTCAGACATCTGGACTAgtttaaagttaagaaaacactcaggaaACAGTCAATATTAAGCACAATGTATTGTCCAAAACCGTTTTGTGTGTTGTCTATTTGATTATTTGAAATAGTTCAGCACATTTGGCTGCTTTATCATATGGAGCTGATATAAGGTACATGCATTACTCTCAAACTATGTCAAattggtttgcagagtgtggccaatgttagcattgctagcaccaccagccttcTGTCCTCCttacaggttaacatccacattaCTGTACTGAATGTGGTTACACATGGCTCCAGcagacttatttttttttccatttttctttattagatataggacaactgaagagagacaggaaatgttacgAGGAGAAAGTGGGGGACGACTTGCAGTAGAGGGTGCTGAGCCCAGATTCAAACTCACGGGTACTTCGACGGGgactatagcttctgtacatggagcAATGACATTACGGCTAAGCTATCCGGCGCCCTGTTATATGACATTTTCAATGGACACAGCTCACTTACGAGAAGTTATCTATTCCCGGTTCTGGTGTACATCCAGGCAGTAAAGCAGGGGGAGAAGGCCCATTAACAAGGGCTACAGCCCCATCTAGTGGTGGCTTGCCACGTTACAGCTTTGACGCAACATTAAACCGGCATTTTGGGCCTACGTTAATAATAACAGTAACATTTAGTTGTGAAACGCTCAAATGCTTAAAGATAACTTAAGACAAAGATAGTTAAGTTCTGACTATCAGGTTTGAGACTGGCCAAAATATTTATCTAAAGTTGGAACCTTTACTTTTGCCTGTAAAGGACATTGACATATTCAGGAGACTTGCCTTGACAGCCATCTGGAGGGAAACCTCTCTGATgttggagagaggaggataGAGTCTGCCTTCTTCCAGGTCTTTGTCAGTCAGGTGCTCTGAGAGGGTCTGGAAGGAGTAAAAAATGGTTTTAGGCATTTGATGAACTCTTAGGGTCcaaaacagacacatacacattacTACTCTTATTTACCTACAGTATATTACTCTGCTGTTTGATAACTACACTAGTGTATAATCATACATGTAATATGTGCttttgaaaaaggaaacacaagacGAAAGATATTCGAAAATAAGGtgttaaatcaaattaaagaaaaaaacaactcttattTCCAAAATGCAAATACCAGCGTCTAATCTGAGACATTTCAGTACTGGCCtcagagaataaataaatctgcatgTGATCTTTATCAATAATTCTATGAATCAATgtggttaaatgttaaatgtagcccagagaaaaaggaaagaacacAGATGGAAGGAGTGCAAAGCAGGATCAGCCTTTTAAAAGCTCTTCATCTATTAGTTGTTAAGGCAGACTCTAGAAAGAGAGGGAACAGGAGACATCAGAGGGTTAAAACGACCATACATACGTACATGACAGCGAGAAAGTGCAGGATGGAGTGAGGGGGCGACGTAGAGATAAACTTCTGAAAATGTGCAGAAGACTAAATCAGAGATACTTAGTAATGACTTCAGACCTTGGCAGCTTCTAAGAAGACAGTGTCACTGATGTGTCTCACTCCGCTCAAGATCACAGCCAAGGCCACAcctgcaacaaacaaacaaaagaccaCTTCAACTCTTAGCCTTCTTATTGTTGTTCAAGGATTCCAAGAAGTTCATGTGCTGTGGAAAAACTagactttgttttaaatgttcacaaCCATCTTTCAGGTCCAAGGAGTCTATACATAACCATCCCTCCTTTTCACTTTAATCAACATTCAGTTTAGTTTTCTGTTTACCTGGGAAGATGTAAGCATTGTTCCCTTGTCCAGGAGTGAAGACACGGCCATCACTCAGAGTCACTGGACCGAATGGACTGCCACTGGCAAAAAGACATCTACCCTGTGGATTATGAGGAGATAATGATGATGaggaaaagaggacaaaaacaggaagagtgATGTCACAAGTGTAACAAGCAAACCCCGCCCTACATCtcctcagctcagctcagctcaggaACATAAAGTATACAATGAGAGCAGGTCAGTATTCAGACCGCTGGCTGCTGTTTCCAGACATGACTGACTGCTGACTAttagatttgattgacaggcaCATCTCTGTAACTTTAAGGAATTATTTCCCAATATtggaactgtgttttttttctccaggaaGTGATTAATGAATAGAAGTACAAATGAAAGTAAAGCCACAAGAACTGCGTACATCAGTAAGGGTGTAGGCGTCCTCTGCCGTGCACTCTGCTTTAGTGGTTGGGTTACTCAGGGCGAAGATGATTGGTCGTTCGTTCAGGGTTCCCATGGTCTTGATGACGTCGTGAGTGAACAGACGTCCAGCCCCAGACACacctgaaagaagaagaggactgTTGGTCACCCTGTGCTTGTACCATTACTACACAGGCTAAGCCCAGAATTACAGCACCAAGACATGACAGGATGAATTAGGACTACTAATGATCCGTTTATTGTTTAATATGAATTCTATAAATAATAGATAGACTCAATTAAAAAGTGGCTTTCTTTGTTTACCTGATCCAATTTCCCACTTGATAGAATTCAATTAAtatgatcattaaaataattccaacacaacaaacaaggGCATGTTTGGttccaaaaacaaatttaaaaaacttttaaaaacgaTGGTAGGTGTTGACAAACAAATAGAGAAACCCGTAGGTACCTATGATGGCTGTTGGTTTGATGGTGTTGACGGCGTCTAGGAAGCTCTGCACGTCTCCTGGACTGTCGTGGACAAATGCCTCCTGGTTTGAGTCTGTTTCCTGTGGTCTGCCCTGGAGTCACATAACAACATTGATGGCTTCAGTGagtcaatacaaaaaaagagttaaacCACTTTTCACTAATTACACAGACTGTCTGGCTTCCTGTCCAGACggatatataaatattaagttatttttgttcatttctgtgtcacacaaacgcacacacacacacacacacacacacacactgacctttaCTAGTAAGCCATGTTTATCGAACATCCAGACCTTACTTCTGGCCTCAGCCTGGCTCATCCCCGTCTCCATCATGGCCATTACAATCAGACTGGCAATACCAAGAGCAGCCTACGAGCAAAATAACCTCATAGTTCAAGGTTCAAATTATTATGGCAGTGTAAATATAGTGCAAATTAAATTAGCCTCTTTGGTCTGTAGGGGGCAGCATGGCTTTAACAAAGGGATTTAAGCACATATTGATTACATGGGTAAAAGAATCTTACCTCTCCAGCTCCCAGGAAAAGCACTCTGTGTTCAGTGATCGGTTTTCCAACGGCTTTTTGAGCTGCCAACAAACCAGCAAGGGCTACAGCCGCAGTACCTGGACACATCCAGAGGGACATACGATTATAAAGAGGAGTTCTTTAGACGCTGAATTTCAGTTTAAACTCTGAACTCAAAAAACAGAGTTTCTGCCACACGAACACAACATACAGTGAAtatctttgatttgatttgtatctATGGTCTCAGTCTTTAATGGACCTGATTAATCACACAGATAATCAGTCACATCTTGATTATTACAATAACAGCCTTTTCACCTGCCACAACCAAAGAACTACAAGACGGCTCCAGACTGTACAGAACTCAGCTGCCAgacttttaacaaaaaaaccAAGAAGAATGACCACATTACACCTGTTTCAGTCTCCTTGCACTGGCTCACCATGTGCTTTAGAATAGATTGCTGACCTTTAAGGCTGTTCATGGCCTCTCTCCAGGCTACCATTACACAGCCTGAGATCCTCGGGCAAAGGTCTTTTCACGGCTTAAAACTCAGGTTGACAGAGCATTCACAGTTAAAGCCCTGAAGCTCTGGAAAGAGCTGCACGAGGAAATCAGGTCAACTTTTAACCTAATCTAAAAACATCGATCAGAGATTTTCAatgatgttattgttgttacccattttctttggcttttttaTGATTGCTTGTCTGCTTCATGGGCTTCTTTTATACacgtgaagcactttgtaatgtaatgtaaagttAAGACAGTTGCTTCTTAAATCAAGTTTATTATTAACAACATTATTTATCCGATTTTAGGCAGCATGGCTCATGAACACATTTTGTTACAGCAGACAATTCTCGATTACAGCTGTCAGCCGTGCCTTGAACTCATCCCGGGTACGTTTTCTAAAGGGTCCCTGCACAATATTGAACTACCTTGTAGGAGTTATGTGAGGTCACCACACGTTCATTGCAATGGATAAGTTTCAGGCTCTTGATAAAAATTAAGCCGTAGAGCTCAACATGCTCTTCTTGTTCCCCCAACAGAAGATCATTTTAGACTAAGGCCACAGGGAGGGATGGACTGACACATCCAAACCCTCTAGAAGGTTTTTTTAAGCAGCACCAACTGAGCTGTTCCAAAGTTAATGAAGTTGTTGGGACACTGGCATTGTCAAACAAACTGCTGAGTGCTGTGTGAGGAGTTGTTTTCAAACCTTGGATATCGTCATTGAAGGTGCAGTACTTCTCCCTGTATCTCCTGAGGAAGCGGAAGGCGTTGTGGTTCCCAAAGTCCTCAAACTGGATCAGTGTGTCTTGTCCGTATTTTTCCACCACAGCTTCCATGAACTCATCAATCAGCTCGTCGTAGGCTTGAGAGCGATCTCGCTTCTGGTACAAGCCCATGTACAGCGGATCCTCCAGGAGAGTCTGATTAAAGGGCAAGGACAAACATGTCAAGGATGATTACATTTCTGCAAagcatatatacacatacagtatgtagacaacACAAACTAATATTTCTTACCTCATTATCTGTTCCAACATCTATCGCTACAGGCAGACACTTCTCAGGTCGGATGCCGGCACAGGCAGTGTACAGGCAGAGTTTTCCTACAGGGATTCCCATTCCATAAACCCCCAGGTCTCCTAATCCTAAAATACGCTCTCCATCAGTCACTACTACTGcctacagaaagagagagagagaggaaaagaagcaCATTGGTCAGCTAAATTGGAGAAAAACTCTCAAAGCGTGAAATACTAAACTAGACCTTAGCAGACAAATGTGGACAaggagaatatatatatttttttttaaataccaagAATTTCAATGACAATTGCAAGttgtggtgttttcacacatgcacaaactttTTCTGCCAGTCCCTTAGTAATATTTATGTGTGAAGTCTGGGTTAGCCGATGAGTGGacgcagcaggtaatattcagaCAACATTATTCACGAGCGAGCATGCAGGCGgggatgatgatgtttatatttaaCAACTGGTTCGTTATCCTCACTCTTTTCTGCTGGCTGGTAATCTcttttccattcattcattgaAACCATGAATATGTTCAATCATACAAGGCATTGTGTGAAACAATACAGGAGTCACGGTTTTATACTTTGGTGAGGTTTTCTCATACTCACTGCAACATCGGTCTCTGGCCAGTTGTCCAGGATGGAACGGACATGTCCTTTGTCCCGAATGGAAATGA is a window of Labrus mixtus chromosome 5, fLabMix1.1, whole genome shotgun sequence DNA encoding:
- the me2 gene encoding NAD-dependent malic enzyme, mitochondrial isoform X3; translated protein: MFPVANNLHIKRTSRPNNSICNSSHHPWTCLRASTMLSRLRTTWSLRPCVSVCRWAHTKEKGKPLMLNPRTNKGMAFSLEERQILGIHGLLPPKVETQDTQAMRFQNNLKKITDPLQKYVYLMGIQERNVRLFYRVLMEDIEELMPIVYTPTVGLACTHYGHIFRRPKGLFISIRDKGHVRSILDNWPETDVAAVVVTDGERILGLGDLGVYGMGIPVGKLCLYTACAGIRPEKCLPVAIDVGTDNETLLEDPLYMGLYQKRDRSQAYDELIDEFMEAVVEKYGQDTLIQFEDFGNHNAFRFLRRYREKYCTFNDDIQGTAAVALAGLLAAQKAVGKPITEHRVLFLGAGEAALGIASLIVMAMMETGMSQAEARSKVWMFDKHGLLVKGRPQETDSNQEAFVHDSPGDVQSFLDAVNTIKPTAIIGVSGAGRLFTHDVIKTMGTLNERPIIFALSNPTTKAECTAEDAYTLTDGRCLFASGSPFGPVTLSDGRVFTPGQGNNAYIFPGVALAVILSGVRHISDTVFLEAAKTLSEHLTDKDLEEGRLYPPLSNIREVSLQMAVKVVEYVYAKGMAFRYPEPMDKDSFVRATVWNTNYDSFLPETYDWPGVSFTPKTK
- the me2 gene encoding NAD-dependent malic enzyme, mitochondrial isoform X2, which produces MLSRLRTTWSLRPCVSVCRWAHTKEKGKPLMLNPRTNKGMAFSLEERQILGIHGLLPPKVETQDTQAMRFQNNLKKITDPLQKYVYLMGIQERNVRLFYRVLMEDIEELMPIVYTPTVGLACTHYGHIFRRPKGLFISIRDKGHVRSILDNWPETDVAAVVVTDGERILGLGDLGVYGMGIPVGKLCLYTACAGIRPEKCLPVAIDVGTDNETLLEDPLYMGLYQKRDRSQAYDELIDEFMEAVVEKYGQDTLIQFEDFGNHNAFRFLRRYREKYCTFNDDIQGTAAVALAGLLAAQKAVGKPITEHRVLFLGAGEAALGIASLIVMAMMETGMSQAEARSKVWMFDKHGLLVKGRPQETDSNQEAFVHDSPGDVQSFLDAVNTIKPTAIIGVSGAGRLFTHDVIKTMGTLNERPIIFALSNPTTKAECTAEDAYTLTDGRCLFASGSPFGPVTLSDGRVFTPGQGNNAYIFPGVALAVILSGVRHISDTVFLEAAKTLSEHLTDKDLEEGRLYPPLSNIREVSLQMAVKASLLNMSMSFTGKSKGSNFR
- the me2 gene encoding NAD-dependent malic enzyme, mitochondrial isoform X1: MSCLKASHHPWTCLRASTMLSRLRTTWSLRPCVSVCRWAHTKEKGKPLMLNPRTNKGMAFSLEERQILGIHGLLPPKVETQDTQAMRFQNNLKKITDPLQKYVYLMGIQERNVRLFYRVLMEDIEELMPIVYTPTVGLACTHYGHIFRRPKGLFISIRDKGHVRSILDNWPETDVAAVVVTDGERILGLGDLGVYGMGIPVGKLCLYTACAGIRPEKCLPVAIDVGTDNETLLEDPLYMGLYQKRDRSQAYDELIDEFMEAVVEKYGQDTLIQFEDFGNHNAFRFLRRYREKYCTFNDDIQGTAAVALAGLLAAQKAVGKPITEHRVLFLGAGEAALGIASLIVMAMMETGMSQAEARSKVWMFDKHGLLVKGRPQETDSNQEAFVHDSPGDVQSFLDAVNTIKPTAIIGVSGAGRLFTHDVIKTMGTLNERPIIFALSNPTTKAECTAEDAYTLTDGRCLFASGSPFGPVTLSDGRVFTPGQGNNAYIFPGVALAVILSGVRHISDTVFLEAAKTLSEHLTDKDLEEGRLYPPLSNIREVSLQMAVKASLLNMSMSFTGKSKGSNFR